The Tenebrio molitor chromosome 5, icTenMoli1.1, whole genome shotgun sequence genome has a segment encoding these proteins:
- the LOC138130775 gene encoding adenylate kinase isoenzyme 1-like isoform X1 codes for MLLDLVQIFIISVICIVFESKAPTPEIKVPIIWILGGPGSGKGTQCEKIVAKYGFTHLSSGDLLRNEVASGSPRGKELTAIMERGELVPMEVVLDLLREAILNNLPNSKGFLIDGYPREKEQGIMFEQKISPVNLVLFFDASEKTLVERLLGRAKTSGRVDDNEETIKKRLHTFNTHNDQVVQQYTEKLKRINAERSTDEIFGEVQTYLDPLVA; via the exons ATGCTTTTAGATCTTgtccaaatttttattatctctGTAATATGTATTGTATTTGAATCCAAG GCTCCCACCCCCGAAATCAAAGTACCCATCATCTGGATCCTGGGAGGTCCCGGTTCCGGCAAAGGCACGCAATGTGAGAAAATCGTCGCGAAATATGGCTTCACGCACTTGTCGTCTGGAGATCTGCTACGAAACGAG GTAGCCAGCGGTTCGCCTCGAGGCAAAGAACTGACCGCCATCATGGAAAGAGGCGAGCTGGTGCCCATGGAAGTTGTCCTCGATCTGCTAAGAGAAGCGATTTTGAACAACCTCCCCAATTCCAAAGGATTCCTCATCGACGGTTACCCCAGAGAAAAAGAACAAGGGATAATGtttgaacaaaaaatctctCCGGTCAATCTAGTTTTGTTCTTCGACGCTTCGGAAAAGACGCTGGTTGAGAGATTGCTGGGCCGAGCCAAGACTTCCGGGAGAGTTGACGACAATGAAGAAACTATCAAGAAGAGGTTGCACACTTTCAACACCCACAACGACCAAGTGGTCCAGCAGTACACGGAGAAACTCAAAAGA ATCAACGCCGAAAGAAGCACTGACGAAATCTTCGGCGAAGTTCAAACTTACCTGGATCCTCTTGTGGCATAA
- the LOC138130776 gene encoding adenylate kinase isoenzyme 1-like — translation MLPGCADDTCPKANPTPRLAVKVPIVWVLGGPGSGKGTQCGKIVAKYDFVHLSTGDLLRNEVASETQRGRELQHIMDRGELVPNDVVIELLKEAIVKNLQKAKGFLIDGYPREKHQGILFEQKIGPVTCILFFETSDETLAYRLRNRARKSFRSDDNVNIIQRRIKTFNAEKDLILDQYSAKVKKIDAEKSVDEVFADVQRHLDVLVD, via the exons ATGTTGCCAGGCTGTGCTGACGACACATGTCCTAAAGCG AATCCAACACCTAGACTAGCTGTCAAGGTCCCAATTGTCTGGGTTCTGGGCGGTCCAGGTTCCGGAAAAGGCACACAATGTGGGAAAATCGTCGCCAAATATGATTTCGTCCATCTATCGACAGGGGATTTACTTCGCAATGAA GTGGCAAGCGAAACCCAGAGAGGCAGAGAATTGCAACATATCATGGACCGAGGTGAACTAGTACCCAACGATGTCGTTATTGAATTGTTAAAAGAGGCCATAGTGAAGAATCTACAGAAAGCTAAAGGCTTTCTGATCGACGGGTATCCTCGAGAGAAGCATCAAGGGATTTTGTTCGAACAGAAAATCGGTCCGGTGActtgcattttgttttttgaaacttcCGACGAGACACTCGCGTATAGACTGCGTAACCGCGCGAGAAAGTCCTTCAGAAGTGATGACAACGTAAATATCATACAGAGAAGAATCAAAACGTTCAACGCTGAAAAAGATCTGATTCTTGACCAGTACTCTGCCAAGGTGAAAAAG ATCGACGCCGAAAAATCCGTGGACGAAGTGTTTGCTGATGTACAACGCCACTTGGATGTCTTAGTCGACTGA
- the LOC138130777 gene encoding inosine triphosphate pyrophosphatase, which yields MSKPLTFVTGNAKKLEEVIAILGSNFPREVVSQKVDLPELQGEIDDICMKKCQAAYEIIKGPCIVEDTCLCFNSLGGLPGPYIKWFLDKLAPEGLYKLLTGFEDKSAQAVCTFAYHPGNEGDKVILFEGRTDGEIVMPRGPRDFGWDACFQPAGYQQTYAEMPKSEKNKISHRYRALDSLKRHFFAATNS from the coding sequence ATGTCGAAACCCTTGACTTTCGTGACCGGCAACGCCAAAAAACTAGAAGAAGTCATTGCCATCCTCGGCTCGAACTTTCCCAGAGAAGTAGTGAGTCAAAAGGTGGATCTACCGGAGCTTCAGGGCGAAATCGACGACATTTGTATGAAAAAATGCCAAGCAGCTTACGAGATTATAAAAGGTCCTTGCATAGTCGAGGACACTTGTCTTTGTTTCAATTCCTTGGGGGGTCTACCTGGCCCTTACATCAAATGGTTTCTAGACAAATTGGCGCCAGAAGGATTGTACAAGTTGTTGACAGGTTTCGAAGATAAAAGCGCGCAAGCCGTTTGCACGTTCGCGTATCACCCCGGAAATGAGGGCGATAAAGTGATTTTGTTTGAGGGGCGGACCGACGGGGAAATTGTTATGCCAAGGGGTCCCAGAGATTTTGGATGGGATGCTTGTTTTCAACCAGCTGGCTACCAACAGACTTACGCGGAAATGCCCAAATCTGAGAAGAACAAGATTTCGCATCGCTACAGGGCCCTTGATTCATTGAAGCGGCACTTTTTTGCAGCTACAAATTCATAA
- the LOC138130775 gene encoding adenylate kinase isoenzyme 1-like isoform X2, with translation MSPTEAPTPEIKVPIIWILGGPGSGKGTQCEKIVAKYGFTHLSSGDLLRNEVASGSPRGKELTAIMERGELVPMEVVLDLLREAILNNLPNSKGFLIDGYPREKEQGIMFEQKISPVNLVLFFDASEKTLVERLLGRAKTSGRVDDNEETIKKRLHTFNTHNDQVVQQYTEKLKRINAERSTDEIFGEVQTYLDPLVA, from the exons ATGTCACCCACCGAA GCTCCCACCCCCGAAATCAAAGTACCCATCATCTGGATCCTGGGAGGTCCCGGTTCCGGCAAAGGCACGCAATGTGAGAAAATCGTCGCGAAATATGGCTTCACGCACTTGTCGTCTGGAGATCTGCTACGAAACGAG GTAGCCAGCGGTTCGCCTCGAGGCAAAGAACTGACCGCCATCATGGAAAGAGGCGAGCTGGTGCCCATGGAAGTTGTCCTCGATCTGCTAAGAGAAGCGATTTTGAACAACCTCCCCAATTCCAAAGGATTCCTCATCGACGGTTACCCCAGAGAAAAAGAACAAGGGATAATGtttgaacaaaaaatctctCCGGTCAATCTAGTTTTGTTCTTCGACGCTTCGGAAAAGACGCTGGTTGAGAGATTGCTGGGCCGAGCCAAGACTTCCGGGAGAGTTGACGACAATGAAGAAACTATCAAGAAGAGGTTGCACACTTTCAACACCCACAACGACCAAGTGGTCCAGCAGTACACGGAGAAACTCAAAAGA ATCAACGCCGAAAGAAGCACTGACGAAATCTTCGGCGAAGTTCAAACTTACCTGGATCCTCTTGTGGCATAA
- the LOC138130775 gene encoding adenylate kinase isoenzyme 1-like isoform X3: MAPTPEIKVPIIWILGGPGSGKGTQCEKIVAKYGFTHLSSGDLLRNEVASGSPRGKELTAIMERGELVPMEVVLDLLREAILNNLPNSKGFLIDGYPREKEQGIMFEQKISPVNLVLFFDASEKTLVERLLGRAKTSGRVDDNEETIKKRLHTFNTHNDQVVQQYTEKLKRINAERSTDEIFGEVQTYLDPLVA; encoded by the exons ATG GCTCCCACCCCCGAAATCAAAGTACCCATCATCTGGATCCTGGGAGGTCCCGGTTCCGGCAAAGGCACGCAATGTGAGAAAATCGTCGCGAAATATGGCTTCACGCACTTGTCGTCTGGAGATCTGCTACGAAACGAG GTAGCCAGCGGTTCGCCTCGAGGCAAAGAACTGACCGCCATCATGGAAAGAGGCGAGCTGGTGCCCATGGAAGTTGTCCTCGATCTGCTAAGAGAAGCGATTTTGAACAACCTCCCCAATTCCAAAGGATTCCTCATCGACGGTTACCCCAGAGAAAAAGAACAAGGGATAATGtttgaacaaaaaatctctCCGGTCAATCTAGTTTTGTTCTTCGACGCTTCGGAAAAGACGCTGGTTGAGAGATTGCTGGGCCGAGCCAAGACTTCCGGGAGAGTTGACGACAATGAAGAAACTATCAAGAAGAGGTTGCACACTTTCAACACCCACAACGACCAAGTGGTCCAGCAGTACACGGAGAAACTCAAAAGA ATCAACGCCGAAAGAAGCACTGACGAAATCTTCGGCGAAGTTCAAACTTACCTGGATCCTCTTGTGGCATAA
- the LOC138130770 gene encoding protein argonaute-2-like, protein MGKKKGKGKSRAEASSSDQPSGPDPSTSQEQQPRPQQEAPRAQQEGQKKGAGQQKKKKQQEPSSPQGDVPQQGGPSQPGGPPQQGGPSQPGGPPQRGGPPQQGDQLQQGGQPQRGGPPQKGGQPHQGGQPQRGGPPQQGGQPQQGGPPHQYMVPPQQISPQYQQQPHGGPGPRMPQQPGGPRPRMPQQQYRGPQPGMTPQQGGGAPPRMPQQQQQWYRAPPPGMPQEASPAGIPQQQQYMGSPPGMTQQGAPPMGMPQQQQYRGPSPAIPQQGAPPMGMPQQQQQYRGPSPAMPQQGAPPVRMPQQQQQYRGPSPAMPQQQGQGQQPQQRRGPQQQQQRGPQQQQRGPQQQQRGPQQQPREQISSPQKELSPPFGGQGDCLKQVVQPGTRGRKIRVESNHLALNMGKLMEAIHYDVAITPDTPKSLLRDVMNLIRQKHYPKRFPAFDGRKNLYSPTKLPFGPTDSMSDTVTVDGENRPREFKVEIKFARMVDLSPLHDMLRTKKSPQDALQCLDIVLRNAPSNTCITAGRCFFTPPVNQIIQLGDGMEMYYGFYQSAIRGWKPLLNVDVAHKAFPTAQGVLDVICELGSNFRSTMQRDDLKRPINDYLLKDLEKFLRQLKVKYEITGQSGSKRIQRVNGLGAAPSQATFKLEDGKITTVEKYYRDVKKVPLKYPHLPTLWVGARDRDSKILLPLEFCTVVGGQAVNRKMNENQTSAMIKKSATSTEVRKQKIMDSLNKAKYNNDPCIREFGFSVNNQFEILDARVLQPPNLLYNDNLRVTPSKGIWRADRSRFLIGAEVRKWTITCVTRQPCKPEQLADTIFKMGNSNGMRMPKATPPFVPVGGRQTVRDIIDFFKTKQDFDLIFVIVPNSGPQYSFVKQAAELNVGCLTQCIKERTFYKMNPQTAMNILLKVNSKMNGTNHTFHQDSRPPILARPCMIMGADVTHPSPDAKDIPSVAAVTASHDPKAFQYNICWRLQPPKMEIIEDLCNITVEQLKFFYSKTKVKPETIIFFRDGVSEGQFDEVHKAEISAIQRACKIVQADGYEPKITFLVVQKRHHTRLFPTNPRDSEDRNLNVPAGTCVDTTITNPTMQDFYLVSHASIQGVAKPTKYCTLWDDNNMNNDTIEELTYHLCHMFTRCNRSVSYPAPTYYAHLAAARAKVYIENDKLNLDELKKCQDKYQIKECICKGKPMFFV, encoded by the exons ATGGGCAAGAAGAAAG gtAAAGGAAAAAGTCGGGCCGAAGCAAGCTCAAGCGATCAACCGAGCGGACCCGACCCATCGACATCGCAAGAACAACAGCCTAGGCCCCAGCAAGAGGCCCCCAGAGCCCAACAGGAAGGACAAAAGAAAGGGGCAggacaacaaaaaaagaagaaacaacAAGAACCTTCATCACCGCAAGGAGATGTACCCCAACAAGGTGGTCCTTCACAACCAGGTGGCCCCCCTCAACAAGGTGGTCCTTCACAACCAGGTGGCCCCCCTCAACGAGGGGGTCCACCTCAACAAGGGGATCAACTTCAACAAGGTGGTCAACCTCAACGAGGTGGCCCCCCTCAAAAAGGCGGTCAGCCTCATCAAGGTGGTCAGCCTCAACGAGGTGGCCCCCCTCAACAAGGTGGTCAGCCTCAACAAGGGGGCCCGCCCCACCAGTACATGGTGCCACCACAACAAATTAG TCCTCAGTATCAACAACAACCTCATGGAGGTCCTGGACCTCGAATGCCACAACAACCAGGAGGTCCTCGGCCCCGAATGCCACAACAACAATACAGGGGTCCTCAACCCGGGATGACACCACAGCAAGGTGGTGGTGCACCGCCCAGAATGCCacagcaacaacaacaatgGTACAGGGCCCCTCCACCCGGGATGCCACAAGAAGCTTCACCAGCGGGAATTCCGCAGCAACAACAGTACATGGGTTCCCCACCGGGCATGACACAGCAGGGAGCTCCACCAATGGGAATGCCCCAGCAACAACAGTACAGGGGTCCTTCACCCGCAATTCCACAACAGGGAGCTCCACCAATGGGGATGCCCCAGCAACAACAACAGTACAGGGGTCCTTCACCCGCAATGCCACAACAGGGAGCTCCACCAGTGAGAATGCCCCAGCAACAACAACAGTACAGGGGTCCTTCCCCTGCGATGCCACAGCAGCAAGGACAAGGACAGCAGCCGCAACAACGAAGAGGTCCACAGCAGCAACAACAGCGCGGTCCACAGCAACAACAGCGCGGTCCACAGCAACAACAGCGCGGTCCTCAGCAACAACCGAGAGAACAAATTTCTTCGCCCCAGAAGGAACTAAGTCCACCTTTTGGAGGGCAAGGTGATTGTTTGAAACAAGTGGTCCAACCTGGGACTAGAGGTAGAAAAATTCGAGTCGAGAGCAATCACTTGGCCCTCAACATGGGCAAGCTAATGGAAGCCATCCATTACGACGTGGCCATCACTCCAGACACGCCGAAATCTTTATTGCGCGACGTAATGAACCTCATCAGACAAAAACACTATCCGAAACGTTTTCCTGCATTCGACGGCCGTAAAAATCTCTATTCACCCACCAAATTACCTTTCGGTCCCACCGACTCCATGAGCGACACTGTCACAGTTGACGGTGAGAACCGTCCCAGAGAATTCAAAGTGGAGATTAAATTCGCAAGAATGGTGGACCTTTCACCCTTGCACGACATGCTTAGGACGAAGAAGTCGCCGCAGGATGCCCTCCAATGTCTCGACATAGTCCTGCGAAATGCTCCCTCCAACACGTGCATAACGGCGGGCAGATGTTTTTTTACACCTCCCGTCAACCAGATCATCCAGTTGGGCGACGGCATGGAGATGTACTACGGTTTTTATCAGTCGGCAATCAGAGGTTGGAAACCGTTGTTGAACGTGGACGTGGCGCACAAGGCGTTTCCCACTGCGCAAGGGGTGTTGGACGTCATCTGCGAATTGGGCAGTAATTTTCGATCTACGATGCAGAGGGATGATTTGAAAAGACCCATCAACGATTATCTCCTAAAAGATTTAGAAAAATTCTTGAGGCAGTTGAAagtaaaatacgaaataactGGTCAGAGCGGATCGAAGAGAATTCAGCGCGTGAATGGGTTGGGGGCGGCACCATCGCAGGCAACGTTCAAATTAGAGGACGGCAAAATCACAACCGTGGAAAAATACTACAGG GACGTGAAAAAGGTGCCACTGAAATACCCCCATTTGCCCACTTTGTGGGTGGGTGCGAGGGACCGAGACTCCAAGATCCTTTTGCCTTTGGAGTTTTGTACCGTGGTCGGCGGACAAGCCGTTAATCGTAAAATGAACGAAAACCAGACGAGCGCCATGATAAAAAAGTCCGCGACTTCGACCGAAGTacgcaaacaaaaaattatggaTTCTCTGAACAAGGCAAAATACAACAACGATCCCTGCATTAGAGAGTTCGGATTTTCCGTAAATAATCAGTTCGAGATTTTGGACGCCCGCGTTTTGCAACCTCCGAATCTGCTGTACAACGACAATTTAAGGGTCACTCCGAGCAAAGGTATTTGGAGGGCGGACAGAAGCAGGTTTCTGATCGGAGCGGAGGTTAGGAAATGGACCATCACCTGCGTGACTCGACAACCGTGCAAGCCGGAGCAGTTGGCGGACACG ATCTTCAAGATGGGCAATTCTAACGGGATGAGGATGCCGAAAGCCACCCCGCCCTTCGTACCAGTGGGCGGCCGTCAAACAGTCCGCGacataattgattttttcaaaaccaaACAAGATTTCGATTTGATCTTCGTCATCGTGCCCAACAGCGGCCCCCAATATTCTTTCGTAAAGCAAGCGGCGGAGTTGAACGTCGGTTGTCTGACTCAATGCATCAAAGAAAGAACATTCTACAAAATGAATCCCCAAACGGCGATGAACATTCTTCTCAAGGTCAACAGTAAAATGAACGGAACCAATCACACGTTCCACCAGGACAGTCGACCGCCCATACTGGCGCGCCCCTGCATGATCATGGGCGCCGACGTTACCCATCCGAGCCCAGACGCGAAGGACATTCCCAGCGTGGCGGCCGTGACAGCTTCGCACGACCCCAAAGCCTTCCAGTATAACATCTGCTGGCGTCTGCAACCCCCCAAAATGGAAATCATTGAAGATTTGTGCAACATAACAGTAGAACAACTCAAGTTTTTCTACAGTAAGACCAAAGTCAAGCCGGAAACTATCATCTTCTTCAGAGATGGAGTGTCTGAGGGACAGTTCGATGAAGTCCACAAGGCGGAAATCTCCGCCATACAGAGAGCTTGTAAGATAGTACAGGCCGACGGTTACGAACCGAAGATTACGTTTTTGGTGGTGCAAAAGAGACATCACACTAGATTGTTCCCAACAAATCCCAGAGATTCGGAGGATAGAAATTTGAACGTCCCGGCTGGGACTTGCGTCGACACCACCATAACCAATCCCACTATGCAAGATTTTTATCTAGTGTCACATGCCAGCATTCAAGGTGTAGCTAAGCCCACGAAGTACTGCACTTTGTGGGATGACAATAACATGAACAATGACACCATTGAAGAGCTCACCTATCACCTGTGTCATATGTTCACCAGGTGCAACAGGTCGGTGAGTTATCCAGCTCCAACCTACTATGCACATCTAGCAGCCGCCAGGGCTAAGGTTTACATCGAAAACGACAAATTAAACTTGGACGAGTTGAAGAAGTGTCAAGACAAGTACCAAATTAAAGAGTGCATTTGTAAAGGCAAACCAATGTTTTTTGTCTGA
- the LOC138130772 gene encoding uncharacterized protein, producing MRCDWLLVLSLVPCVFAIKTCFSDKRFLKFHKIKNCAKSTKPIIAWKDFSNPHDCMRFARTKNGVAFNFAPPQLKNATQARRYRNCQVLGCPETGNSTTFVFDPSFDYYSAFGDLNSTSNATCVKSVGLFVRIEQKKNYTDAINFCQNLGADLADVSSEIRTNALAASLKSMQNWYKAAYVGLDDTESEGTFRTPLGNFLACTKYRAWGVGHPRPNRKHEDCVILDAERTWRAINCKIKLEFICEFYPAPPQFPPVEFKNEDCAQIKNKRKRRQCLSANELFVIYSNSTRIDQCALLNDLE from the exons ATGCGTTGCGACTGGTTGCTCGTTTTGTCGCTCGTTCCTTGCGTGTTCGCGATTAAAACTTGCTTTTCAGACAAACGGTTCctcaaatttcacaaaataaaaaattgtgccAAATCCACGAAGCCAATAATCGCCTGGAAGGATTTCAGTAACCCTCACGACTGCATGAGATTCGCCAGGACCAAAAACGGAGTCGCTTTCAATTTTGCGCCCCCACAATTGAAAAATGCGACGCAAGCTCGAAGATACAGAAATTGTCAAGTTCTAGGTTGTCCCGAAACGGGAAACTCCACCACTTTCGTTTTCGATCCTTCCTTCGACTATTACAGCGCCTTCGGAGACCTTAACT CAACCTCTAACGCCACTTGCGTAAAATCCGTGGGGCTGTTTGTCAGAATCGAGCAAAAGAAGAATTACACCGATGCGATtaatttctgtcaaaatttgGGCGCCGATCTGGCGGACGTCTCGAGCGAAATTCGGACAAACGCCTTGGCTGCATCACTCAAGTCGATGCAAAACTGGTACAAAGCCGCTTACGTGGGTCTGGACGATACGGAGTCCGAGGgaactttcaggactccgttGGGCAACTTCCTAGCCTGCACCAAGTATAGAGCTTGGGGCGTGGGACATCCCAGGCCGAACCGTAAACACGAGGATTGCGTGATTTTAGATGCCGAGAGGACGTGGAGAGCTATCAATTGTAAAATCAAACTGGAatttatttgtgaattttatCCGGCCCCGCCGCAGTTCCCCCCCGTTGAATTCAAAAATGAAGATTGTGCacagataaaaaataaaa GGAAGAGGAGGCAATGTCTGAGCGCGAACGAGCTTTTTGTGATTTACTCAAATTCGACCAGGATCGATCAGTGCGctttattaaatgatttagaatga
- the LOC138130773 gene encoding adenylate kinase isoenzyme 1-like isoform X1, with protein MGGSLSCIDDQVPPMQRLRYDMTPIKSKSLPIIWLVGPPGCGRNTQAKLLSENLEFSHIKVADLLRDEADKDTDRGRLINEALHHRAKKIPDSIVIDLIKEEMLRKSQNCKGFLINNFPKNSKQAAIFIKEIDDIDAIIYLLCDVPVMVKRKLIQSEGRLDDEMIKKAIASYMKEIKEGTSKYGSKLEKIRGNEDPNEVYTKIEAAISVRISTRSKITAESDYAQSQENESTISSFN; from the exons ATGGGCGGTTCCCTTTCTTGCATCGACGAT CAGGTGCCCCCCATGCAAAGATtgcgctacgacatgaccccCATCAAGTCGAAATCGCTGCCGATCATTTGGCTCGTGGGCCCGCCAGGTTGCGGTCGGAACACCCAAGCCAAACTCCTTTCAGAAAACTTGGAATTTTCACACATAAAAGTCGCGGACTTGCTCCGCGATGAAGCCGACAAAGACACCGACAGGGGAAGATTGATCAACGAGGCGCTCCACCAccgtgccaaaaaaatccccgATTCGATAGTGATCGACTTGATCAAAGAAGAAATGttgagaaaatcgcaaaactGTAAAGGGTTCTTGATCAACAACTTCCCCAAGAATAGCAAACAAGCCGCCATTTTCATCAAGGAGATCGACGACATCGACGCCATCATTTACTTGCTCTGCGACGTGCCAGTCATGGTGAAGAGAAAGCTGATCCAGAGCGAGGGCCGGCTCGACGACGAAATGATAAAGAAGGCGATAGCGAGCTACATGAAGGAAATCAAAGAAGGCACTTCGAAATACGGCAGCAAGCTCGAAAAA ATTCGTGGCAACGAAGATCCCAACGAGGTCTACACGAAAATCGAAGCCGCCATATCAGTAAGGATTAGCACGAGGAGTAAAATCACAGCGGAATCTGACTATGCTCAGTCCCAAGAGAACGAGTCGACGATCTCGtcctttaattaa
- the LOC138130773 gene encoding adenylate kinase isoenzyme 1-like isoform X2 yields MGGSLSCIDDVPPMQRLRYDMTPIKSKSLPIIWLVGPPGCGRNTQAKLLSENLEFSHIKVADLLRDEADKDTDRGRLINEALHHRAKKIPDSIVIDLIKEEMLRKSQNCKGFLINNFPKNSKQAAIFIKEIDDIDAIIYLLCDVPVMVKRKLIQSEGRLDDEMIKKAIASYMKEIKEGTSKYGSKLEKIRGNEDPNEVYTKIEAAISVRISTRSKITAESDYAQSQENESTISSFN; encoded by the exons ATGGGCGGTTCCCTTTCTTGCATCGACGAT GTGCCCCCCATGCAAAGATtgcgctacgacatgaccccCATCAAGTCGAAATCGCTGCCGATCATTTGGCTCGTGGGCCCGCCAGGTTGCGGTCGGAACACCCAAGCCAAACTCCTTTCAGAAAACTTGGAATTTTCACACATAAAAGTCGCGGACTTGCTCCGCGATGAAGCCGACAAAGACACCGACAGGGGAAGATTGATCAACGAGGCGCTCCACCAccgtgccaaaaaaatccccgATTCGATAGTGATCGACTTGATCAAAGAAGAAATGttgagaaaatcgcaaaactGTAAAGGGTTCTTGATCAACAACTTCCCCAAGAATAGCAAACAAGCCGCCATTTTCATCAAGGAGATCGACGACATCGACGCCATCATTTACTTGCTCTGCGACGTGCCAGTCATGGTGAAGAGAAAGCTGATCCAGAGCGAGGGCCGGCTCGACGACGAAATGATAAAGAAGGCGATAGCGAGCTACATGAAGGAAATCAAAGAAGGCACTTCGAAATACGGCAGCAAGCTCGAAAAA ATTCGTGGCAACGAAGATCCCAACGAGGTCTACACGAAAATCGAAGCCGCCATATCAGTAAGGATTAGCACGAGGAGTAAAATCACAGCGGAATCTGACTATGCTCAGTCCCAAGAGAACGAGTCGACGATCTCGtcctttaattaa
- the LOC138130778 gene encoding U6 snRNA-associated Sm-like protein LSm6 has protein sequence MSRKEALSSFIQQIHARPVVVKLNSGVDYRGVLACLDGYMNIALEQTEEYVNGQLKNKFGDAFIRGNNVLYISTQKRRI, from the exons ATGAGCCGAAAGGAAGCCCTGTCGTCTTTTATTCAACAAATTCACGCCAGACCTGTCGTTGTCAAGCTCAACAGCGGAGTTGATTACAGAG GAGTTTTGGCATGTCTTGACGGTTACATGAACATCGCTTTGGAACAAACCGAGGAGTATGTCAATGGTCAGCTGAAGAATAAATTTGGTGACGCTTTCATAAGGGGCAACAACGTTCTTTACATAAGCACCCAAAAACGGCGAATCTAG